From one Culex quinquefasciatus strain JHB chromosome 3, VPISU_Cqui_1.0_pri_paternal, whole genome shotgun sequence genomic stretch:
- the LOC6041057 gene encoding sulfhydryl oxidase 1 has translation MSSSKLIVVGCLIQLLLLLVSDGTDGAGVSLYEKHLLKRQADSAVSSKDENTGLYDSNDSVISLNAANLKAQVYGKSHASLVEFYNSYCGFCRRYAPVWKQLASDILGWNRQVKVTALDCSRDENNAICREFEVMAYPTIRFFAPYYEDGDQKIGDSLSAHAEAEVINALIEHMHNVTHKPSGWPEFAPLDLSTLKKADLFATPEGRTVPPKYAYLVNENEPNGTTVGSQVILDFVDTSLAVVRRTTDKTEPSGLKVIVGGTMGEIRLPVDEFSREKVAGAIRRHLNEHHISVTEVSTKSTSKDTVTEQDISAIMEQKQEEALKERVQELGPTVIYQADLEEAVRFALFKEVARYKKIDGERLLALQRFLNVLVRYFPFNDNGMKFLKEVRQYVLNAESEVKAEEYTVQIKQLEQNRAPVFSSTRWMGCSSEKDGLRRYPCGLWTLFHYLTVQAAESEISTDPLEILQAMHGYIKYFFGCSDCSSHFQQMAARNKIWNVTSKDDAILWLWSSHNEVNKRLSGDATEDSDHPKIQFPDAETCPECRKKMLTNHHNHRQYTLDDGHEWNLLEVLAFLKRMYGFDNRHPLGLQEAGLVPQRLVHGDSYHPAGGNRIFGNVLNEMDIRMGALLWVFCVVILVIAVKLVVRRGYRKKLYTHDILGKV, from the exons ATGTCGTCGTCGAAGTTGATAGTGGTGGGTTGTCTGATccagctgttgctgctgctggtgtccGACGGAACCGATGGCGCGGGTGTGAGCTTGTACGAGAAGCACCTGCTGAAACGACAGGCCGATAGTGCCGTGTCCAGCAAGGACGAAAATACCGGGTTGTATGATAGCAACGATTCGGTCATCTCGCTGAATGCTGCAAACCTGAAGGCGCAGGTGTACGGAAAGTCGCACGCATCGCTGGTGGAGTTCTACAACTCGTACTGCGGCTTTTGCCGGCGTTACGCCCCAGTCTGGAAGCAGCTGGCGAGCGATATCCTGGGATGGAATAGGCAGGTGAAGGTGACCGCACTGGACTGCTCACGGGACGAGAACAACGCCATCTGTCGGGAGTTTGAGGTGATGGCCTACCCAACGATTCGGTTCTTTGCGCCGTACTACGAGGATGGTGATCAGAAAATTG GCGACTCGCTGAGCGCCCACGCCGAAGCCGAGGTCATCAACGCGCTGATCGAGCACATGCACAACGTGACCCACAAGCCATCAGGCTGGCCCGAATTCGCCCCGCTGGATCTGTCCACGCTCAAAAAGGCGGACCTGTTCGCAACCCCGGAAGGTCGCACGGTTCCGCCCAAGTACGCGTACCTCGTCAACGAAAACGAACCCAACGGAACGACTGTGGGTAGTCAGGTTATTCTGGACTTTGTGGATACTAGTTTGGCGGTGGTTCGGAGGACCACGGATAAAACGGAACCGAGTGGGTTGAAGGTGATTGTCGGGGGGACGATGGGTGAGATTCGGTTGCCGGTGGACGAGTTTAGTCGGGAGAAGGTGGCCGGGGCGATCCGGAGGCACTTGAACGAACACCACATTAGTGTGACTGAGGTGTCGACCAAGTCGACGAGTAAGGACACGGTAACGGAGCAGGACATATCGGCGATTATGGAGCAAAAGCAGGAGGAAGCGCTGAAGGAGAGGGTGCAGGAACTGGGGCCGACGGTGATCTATCAAGCAGATTTGGAGGAGGCGGTACGGTTTGCACTGTTCAAGGAGGTGGCGAGGTACAAGAAGATTGACGGAGAGCGGTTGCTTGCGTTGCAGCGTTTTCTGAACGTTCTGGTGCGGTACTTCCCGTTTAATGATAATgggatgaagtttttgaaggagGTGCGGCAGTACGTGCTGAACGCGGAGAGTGAAGTGAAAGCGGAAGAGTATACGGTGCAGATCAAGCAACTGGAGCAGAATCGAGCGCCGGTGTTCAGCTCGACCCGGTGGATGGGATGTTCTAGCGAGAAGGATGGCTTGAGGCGGTATCCTTGCGGCCTTTGGACACTGTTCCACTATTTGACGGTGCAAGCAGCAGAGTCGGAAATCTCCACAGATCCGCTGGAGATCCTACAGGCCATGCACGGCTACATCAAGTACTTCTTTGGTTGTTCCGACTGTTCCAGTCACTTCCAGCAGATGGCTGCGCGGAACAAAATTTGGAACGTGACTAGCAAAGACGACGCGATCCTTTGGCTGTGGTCGAGTCACAACGAGGTCAACAAGCGACTTTCCGGTGACGCTACGGAAGATTCGGACCACCCGAAGATCCAATTTCCAGACGCCGAAACGTGCCCCGAGTGTCGCAAGAAGATGCTTACCAATCACCACAACCACCGGCAGTACACGCTGGACGACGGCCACGAGTGGAATCTACTCGAAGTGTTGGCGTTCTTGAAGCGAATGTACGGATTCGACAATCGTCATCCGCTGGGACTGCAGGAAGCTGGACTGGTGCCGCAACGATTAGTTCACGGCGATAGCTATCATCCTGCGGGAGGCAATCGGATCTTTGGAAACGTGCTGAACGAAATGGACATCCGGATGGGAGCGCTGCTGTGGGTGTTTTGCGTGGTGATACTGGTGATCGCGGTCAAGTTGGTGGTGCGACGGGGCTACCGCAAAAAGTTGTACACGCATGACATTCTTGGGAAGGTGTAG
- the LOC6041056 gene encoding LOW QUALITY PROTEIN: polyprenol reductase (The sequence of the model RefSeq protein was modified relative to this genomic sequence to represent the inferred CDS: inserted 2 bases in 1 codon): MLDTLLDLRSINLINFLFVQLFVLIVVLGGLIATVERYLPNAIRQSFRYGKHAFQGPQDRFTSLLEVPKSWFKHFYVFAAVWSVAGFYFMVNAYFMGRPTPGFVVDFLDIMATSKRTVRTTPTETMVAITLITIQCLRRCYETQFVQVFSSKLKMNLSAYLVGYVHYFGEVVALLSQADGFVRENTAASLMPYRFELTPRIAFWIAIFIYAWRYQFQSNLILANLRKDRTGAVTTQKHSIPXGGYFELVSSPHMFFEVVMYVALYGLTWRNTSSLYVLGWVISNQMMNAWLTHQWYRENFKEYPSTRRALIPYLL, encoded by the exons ATGCTGGACACGCTGTTGGATCTGCGTTCGATCAACCTGATCAACTTTCTCTTCGTGCAACTGTTTGTCCTGATTGTGGTTTTGGGTGGTTTAATTGCCACGGTAGAGCGGTACCTGCCGAACGCCATCAGGCAGTCGTTCCGGTATGGCAAACACGCCTTCCAGGGTCCCCAGGACCGCTTTACGTCCCTGCTGGAGGTTCCCAAGTCGTGGTTCAAGCACTTTTACGTGTTTGCCGCGGTCTGGTCTGTGGCTGGGTTCTACTTTATGGTGAATGCCTACTTCATGGGCCGCCCGACGCCCGGGTTTGTGGTGGACTTTTTGGACATTATGGCCACCAGCAAGCGAACGGTTAGAA CAACCCCTACGGAGACCATGGTGGCCATCACGCTGATAACCATCCAGTGCCTTCGTCGGTGTTACGAAACGCAGTTTGTGCAGGTGTTTTCCAGCAAGCTGAAAATGAACCTGTCCGCTTACCTCGTGGGTTACGTGCACTATTTTGGTGAAGTTGTTGCGCTCCTATCGCAAGCTGATGGATTCGTCCGGGAGAACACTGCCGCTTCGTTGATGCCGTACCGCTTCGAGCTGACCCCGCGGATCGCTTTCTGGATTGCGATCTTCATCTACGCGTGGCGCTATCAGTTTCAGTCGAACCTGATCCTCGCCAACCTGCGCAAGGATCGCACCGGTGCCGTCACGACCCAAAAGCATTCCATTCC GGGAGGATACTTTGAGCTCGTCTCGTCGCCGCACATGTTCTTCGAGGTCGTGATGTACGTCGCACTTTACGGACTCACCTGGCGCAACACGTCCAGTCTGTACGTGCTCGGCTGGGTGATTTCTAATCAGATGATGAACGCCTGGCTCACCCACCAGTGGTATCGGGAGAACTTTAAGGAGTACCCTTCGACGCGGCGCGCCTTGATTCCTTACCTGCTGTGA
- the LOC6041055 gene encoding signal recognition particle 9 kDa protein, protein MVFAKSWEDFEIAAENMYIANPCQCRFTMKYTHQKNQVVLKLTDNVKCVQFKTEVLSDLKRIEKFSGNLMWLMASKE, encoded by the coding sequence ATGGTGTTCGCCAAATCCTGGGAGGACTTTGAGATCGCGGCGGAGAACATGTACATTGCCAACCCGTGCCAGTGCCGGTTCACGATGAAGTACACCCACCAGAAGAACCAGGTCGTGCTGAAGCTGACCGACAACGTCAAGTGCGTCCAGTTCAAGACCGAGGTGCTGTCCGACCTGAAGCGGATCGAGAAGTTCAGCGGCAACCTGATGTGGCTGATGGCGTCCAAGGAGTAG